Proteins encoded in a region of the Methanofollis tationis genome:
- a CDS encoding IS110 family RNA-guided transposase, protein MNEQTKVCGIDVHKEFLQVCILSRSGEHSHHRFRHTSDGIRALKDLVLTEGCDLVAFESTGIYWYKLYLLLESDIRVIVANAYQIKSIPGRKTDLKDAQWIAELALNGLIKPSRIFPRKDREFRDLTRNREILVQTRTTIKNRIHKILDSAGIRLKPALKDLFGKSGYHLLQGIAGEKDLEATLSTLPSPLIRRRADQIREALQESSLSPLQLHLLKTQLALFEEIEEKITYLESLILASLDDDHTEDIAICISVPGISSTAAMTILAEVGDVRDFASADHLVSWAGLAPSVYQSADTLVTGRITKRGSKHLRWILVQAAQAASRAKDTVFSHFFRRIAYRIGRNKAVVALARKILCILWHLLMNRERYVESGLKKSVKLPARFVVPEMSVDEAVAVLLNAGYAVYTPEKQSRARKGVRE, encoded by the coding sequence ATGAACGAACAAACCAAAGTATGCGGAATTGATGTGCACAAGGAGTTTCTCCAGGTCTGCATCCTCTCGCGATCCGGAGAGCACTCCCACCATCGCTTCCGCCATACGTCTGATGGGATTCGTGCCTTAAAAGACCTTGTCCTGACCGAAGGGTGCGACCTTGTCGCCTTTGAATCCACTGGAATCTATTGGTACAAGTTGTACCTGCTCCTTGAGTCGGATATCCGAGTCATTGTTGCCAACGCCTACCAGATCAAGAGTATTCCCGGACGCAAGACCGATCTAAAAGATGCCCAATGGATCGCCGAGCTCGCTCTCAACGGCTTGATCAAGCCTTCCCGGATCTTCCCTCGCAAGGATCGTGAGTTCCGGGATCTCACGCGAAACCGGGAGATTCTGGTACAGACCCGGACAACTATCAAGAACCGGATCCACAAGATCCTGGATAGTGCCGGGATCCGGCTGAAACCAGCACTCAAAGATCTCTTCGGGAAATCAGGGTATCATCTGCTCCAGGGAATCGCAGGAGAGAAGGATCTGGAAGCTACCCTCTCGACCCTCCCCTCTCCCCTGATCCGCCGTCGTGCCGATCAGATCCGGGAAGCGTTGCAGGAGTCCTCCCTCTCCCCTCTTCAACTGCATCTCCTGAAGACCCAATTGGCACTGTTTGAGGAGATCGAGGAGAAGATCACGTATCTTGAATCCCTCATTCTTGCATCACTCGATGATGATCACACCGAGGATATCGCGATCTGCATCTCGGTCCCGGGCATCAGCAGTACTGCTGCAATGACGATCCTTGCCGAAGTGGGAGATGTCCGGGACTTCGCCTCGGCGGATCACCTTGTCTCCTGGGCAGGACTGGCACCTTCGGTGTATCAGTCCGCTGACACCCTGGTCACCGGACGGATCACGAAACGTGGATCGAAACATCTCCGGTGGATCCTGGTGCAGGCTGCACAGGCAGCAAGCAGAGCAAAGGATACGGTGTTCTCCCACTTCTTCCGGCGCATAGCCTATCGCATAGGCCGGAATAAAGCCGTTGTCGCCCTTGCCCGGAAGATCCTCTGTATTCTGTGGCACTTGCTGATGAACCGGGAACGCTATGTTGAATCCGGTCTGAAGAAATCAGTGAAACTCCCGGCACGGTTCGTGGTGCCGGAGATGTCTGTCGATGAGGCGGTAGCGGTGTTGCTGAATGCCGGGTATGCGGTATACACACCTGAGAAGCAGAGCCGTGCCAGGAAGGGGGTGAGGGAGTAA
- a CDS encoding ubiquitin-like small modifier protein 1, with protein MNVRVKAFAMFREVMDKDIDIPLAANATVVELLAEIIRRYPGFQEMVFERPGALKQFVNILHNGRNIQFENGLDTPLAEGDLIALFPPVGGG; from the coding sequence ATGAATGTCCGAGTAAAGGCATTTGCCATGTTCCGTGAGGTGATGGACAAGGATATCGACATTCCCCTTGCCGCGAATGCAACCGTGGTTGAGTTGCTTGCAGAGATCATCCGGCGATACCCTGGTTTTCAGGAGATGGTATTTGAGCGCCCGGGCGCCCTGAAACAGTTTGTCAATATACTTCACAATGGGCGGAATATCCAATTTGAAAATGGTCTGGATACACCTCTGGCCGAAGGTGATCTCATCGCGCTATTTCCTCCGGTAGGCGGGGGATGA
- a CDS encoding HesA/MoeB/ThiF family protein has translation MTAQSANERFLRQLPLIGEDGQDKLKNARVLVAGVGGLGSALATYLAAAGVGYIRIVDEDRVEASNMNRQILYREQDIGACKVEAAQQSIHAFSPDTQVDAVYRHIDETSVKDLVQGIDLILDGMDNFAARYILNRAGLDHKIPFVHGAVNGFYGQVTTFLPGATPCLRCLVPTPPEWEKNPIIGVTCGAIGCIEGTEAIKLLTGTGELLKSRLLLWDGLRGDAEVIRIVRSPTCIDCGSSAIELDVSGSRV, from the coding sequence ATGACGGCTCAATCAGCCAATGAACGGTTCTTGCGGCAACTCCCGCTCATCGGTGAAGATGGGCAGGATAAACTCAAAAACGCCCGCGTTCTTGTTGCCGGAGTGGGGGGGCTCGGGTCTGCACTTGCAACGTACCTTGCAGCAGCAGGAGTCGGATATATCCGGATCGTTGATGAGGACAGAGTCGAGGCATCCAACATGAACCGCCAGATCCTCTACCGGGAACAGGATATCGGCGCCTGCAAAGTCGAAGCGGCACAGCAGTCGATTCATGCATTCAGTCCTGATACGCAGGTTGACGCCGTGTACAGGCATATCGATGAAACGTCGGTGAAGGATCTTGTACAGGGAATTGACCTGATTCTGGACGGCATGGACAACTTCGCCGCCCGATATATTCTGAACCGGGCGGGGCTCGATCACAAAATCCCGTTCGTTCATGGTGCGGTGAACGGGTTCTACGGGCAGGTGACCACGTTCCTCCCTGGCGCCACCCCATGCCTGCGGTGCCTTGTGCCCACTCCTCCGGAATGGGAGAAGAACCCGATCATCGGAGTAACCTGCGGCGCAATCGGGTGCATTGAGGGCACCGAAGCGATCAAATTACTCACCGGTACTGGTGAGCTCCTGAAAAGCCGGTTGCTGCTCTGGGACGGGCTGCGGGGCGACGCAGAAGTGATCCGGATTGTGAGGTCCCCCACCTGTATCGACTGCGGTTCTTCGGCGATTGAACTGGATGTCAGTGGGTCCCGTGTATGA
- a CDS encoding 4Fe-4S dicluster domain-containing protein, translating to MTESGMKPALWHGVPRSKIDWHPTVNDEKCIGCGLCFLTCGKGVYQFDWDRKKSVVIHPESCVVGCQTCANLCPAEAIAFAEEGDTPQKKAQRIVKKYKVLPSAKKELELMQS from the coding sequence ATGACGGAATCAGGTATGAAACCAGCACTATGGCACGGGGTCCCCCGATCGAAGATTGACTGGCATCCAACGGTAAACGATGAGAAATGTATCGGATGCGGGCTATGTTTCCTGACCTGCGGGAAAGGGGTATACCAGTTTGACTGGGATCGGAAGAAATCGGTCGTCATCCACCCGGAGAGCTGTGTCGTCGGGTGCCAGACCTGTGCAAATCTCTGCCCGGCAGAGGCGATCGCGTTTGCCGAAGAAGGGGACACCCCCCAAAAGAAGGCCCAGCGGATTGTAAAAAAATACAAAGTGCTGCCTTCCGCCAAGAAGGAACTCGAATTGATGCAGAGCTGA
- a CDS encoding aldehyde ferredoxin oxidoreductase family protein, translating into MDGYAGKMAFVDLTGGKVTIQPTPADLKKNYLGGRGFGARIVSDRIDPGIDALSPENVIVFAAGPLTGTGIPLGARYEVTTKAPLNDTLLSANSGGVFGWKMKKAGFDAVIFTGRSLKPVYLFLNDGTAELRDASGYWGMRTSETTAALKRDLGDQKARVACIGPAGELKSRIACIINEDHRAAGRGGTGAVLGSKNLKAVVATGDLPIKPADEEQLNAVKERVRNKIEENGICQGLHKYGTAILINIINENGVLPTRNFQRGYFPQAEKISGETIADTILTKPKGCYACIVQCGRVTKTGGAEGEGPEYEPDWAFGADCGIDDLNAIARANYICNDLGLDAIGTPTSIACAMEMTEKGYLKEGLRFGDAEKMLRLVEDIGYRRGLGAELADGSFRFASKYGHPELSISVKKQELPAYDPRGLQGYGLATATSVRGGDHVYGYLISPEVLGAPEKLDPYISEGKDQWVKTFQDLTASIDASGMCLFTSFALGADDYADLIAATTGMSMTTPDLLLIGERIWNLQKLFNIKVGYTKADDTLPGRLLTEPLQDGAPKGRVWQRQPLLDNYYAARGWDNEGRPTPAKLKELGLTV; encoded by the coding sequence ATGGATGGCTATGCAGGAAAAATGGCGTTTGTCGATCTCACCGGTGGCAAGGTGACGATCCAGCCGACACCAGCTGATCTCAAGAAGAACTATCTTGGCGGCCGGGGATTCGGGGCACGCATTGTGAGTGACAGGATCGACCCAGGCATCGATGCTCTCTCTCCGGAGAATGTCATCGTGTTCGCTGCCGGTCCGTTAACCGGTACTGGTATCCCGCTCGGGGCACGGTACGAGGTGACCACGAAGGCTCCGCTCAACGACACCCTTCTCTCTGCCAACAGCGGCGGAGTCTTTGGCTGGAAGATGAAGAAAGCCGGGTTTGATGCGGTGATCTTTACGGGGCGCTCGTTAAAACCGGTCTACCTCTTCCTCAATGATGGAACTGCAGAACTCCGGGATGCTTCAGGATACTGGGGCATGAGGACGAGCGAGACGACCGCGGCACTCAAGCGCGATCTCGGTGACCAGAAAGCTCGTGTCGCATGCATCGGGCCGGCTGGCGAACTTAAAAGCCGAATTGCATGCATCATCAACGAAGACCACCGGGCCGCAGGGCGCGGCGGCACGGGCGCAGTGCTCGGTTCGAAGAACCTCAAAGCCGTTGTCGCGACCGGCGATCTCCCGATCAAGCCTGCCGACGAGGAGCAACTCAACGCCGTCAAAGAACGCGTCAGGAACAAGATTGAGGAGAACGGCATCTGCCAGGGCCTCCACAAATACGGCACGGCAATCCTCATCAACATCATCAATGAAAATGGGGTGCTTCCGACCCGGAACTTCCAGCGCGGATACTTCCCCCAGGCAGAAAAGATCTCCGGAGAGACCATAGCGGATACGATCCTGACCAAGCCCAAGGGCTGCTACGCGTGCATTGTCCAGTGCGGCAGGGTGACAAAGACTGGAGGCGCGGAGGGCGAAGGGCCGGAGTACGAACCCGACTGGGCATTCGGTGCAGACTGCGGCATTGACGATCTGAACGCCATTGCCCGTGCTAACTATATCTGCAACGATCTCGGGCTTGATGCGATCGGGACCCCGACCTCCATTGCCTGCGCAATGGAGATGACCGAGAAAGGGTACCTCAAGGAGGGTCTACGGTTCGGCGACGCGGAGAAGATGCTGAGACTCGTCGAGGATATCGGGTACCGTCGCGGACTTGGTGCCGAACTTGCCGATGGCTCCTTCCGGTTTGCGTCAAAGTATGGACACCCTGAGTTGTCGATAAGCGTCAAGAAGCAGGAACTTCCCGCGTACGATCCCCGTGGGCTCCAGGGATACGGCCTTGCGACTGCAACATCTGTCCGCGGCGGAGACCATGTCTATGGTTATCTGATATCGCCGGAAGTACTGGGTGCTCCGGAGAAACTGGACCCTTACATCAGCGAAGGAAAGGACCAGTGGGTCAAGACGTTCCAGGACCTCACCGCTTCAATTGATGCCTCCGGGATGTGTCTTTTTACATCTTTCGCACTCGGAGCCGACGATTACGCGGATCTCATCGCCGCAACGACCGGCATGTCGATGACGACACCGGACCTCCTCCTGATCGGGGAGCGGATCTGGAACCTCCAGAAACTGTTCAATATCAAGGTGGGTTACACGAAAGCGGACGACACCCTGCCCGGACGCCTGCTGACAGAACCACTCCAGGACGGTGCACCCAAAGGGCGCGTCTGGCAGCGTCAACCGTTGCTCGACAACTACTATGCAGCCCGTGGCTGGGACAACGAGGGTCGTCCCACACCGGCGAAGCTCAAAGAGCTGGGGCTAACGGTATAA
- a CDS encoding V-type ATP synthase subunit D, protein MSHFLAGTLHYQGLAIKRRIRLAEQGHQMLKMKREALILELIRIAHFAKDACQTIKPVRRSDNPCRISRRIT, encoded by the coding sequence ATGAGCCATTTCCTCGCGGGAACCCTGCACTATCAGGGGCTCGCGATCAAGCGCCGGATCCGGCTCGCTGAACAGGGGCACCAGATGCTGAAGATGAAGCGCGAAGCCCTGATTCTCGAACTGATCCGCATCGCGCATTTCGCAAAGGATGCCTGTCAGACCATCAAACCGGTCCGTCGGAGCGACAATCCCTGTCGAATTTCCAGGAGAATTACCTGA
- a CDS encoding ferredoxin: MDEGGRERGFDEGDGKRRSHEAFQMGSDLGNGIVPNDDLACVQETAAACPVEIISVEE, encoded by the coding sequence ATCGATGAGGGCGGGAGGGAGCGAGGATTTGATGAGGGGGATGGGAAGAGGCGTAGCCACGAGGCATTCCAGATGGGTAGCGATCTCGGAAACGGAATAGTGCCAAACGACGATCTGGCCTGCGTACAGGAGACAGCTGCCGCATGCCCGGTTGAAATTATTTCAGTGGAAGAGTAA
- a CDS encoding phosphopantetheine adenylyltransferase, with protein sequence MKIMVGGTFSPLHAGHKKLISRSFELAGPEGKVVIGLSSDAFAGRKSHPVMPYEERLAALERYVRSLPDKVRWEIEELNDRYGSALEADFDILVVSEETLPVALEINKLRRAKGKKMVEIYQIACVLAEDGRWISSTRIIRGEIDEAGHLIG encoded by the coding sequence ATGAAGATTATGGTGGGGGGCACCTTCTCTCCCCTGCATGCCGGCCATAAGAAACTGATATCGCGCTCATTTGAACTTGCAGGCCCGGAAGGAAAGGTGGTGATCGGCCTCTCCTCAGACGCCTTCGCGGGGAGGAAGAGCCACCCGGTGATGCCGTACGAGGAGCGGCTGGCGGCGCTGGAGCGGTATGTGCGGAGCCTTCCCGATAAGGTCCGCTGGGAGATCGAGGAGCTGAACGACCGTTACGGCTCGGCGCTCGAAGCGGATTTCGATATCCTGGTCGTCTCTGAGGAGACCCTGCCGGTCGCCCTCGAGATCAACAAACTCCGCCGGGCGAAGGGAAAAAAGATGGTGGAGATCTACCAGATCGCCTGCGTGCTCGCCGAAGACGGACGGTGGATCTCGTCCACCCGGATCATCAGGGGCGAGATCGACGAGGCCGGGCACCTGATCGGGTGA